The genomic stretch AttgttcaaaataattataaataatatttaaaagttcccCATAATTCCCgtgtatagattttttttattcaatgtcaaaggtcaaaaaatgagtttttcgcgattttcagcaaaacggtaagttttatcataaaagtaCCTTAGACAAAATGTAGatcataaaattatcaataaaaaatgtatcaatACTTTTCTTACGAGCTACCGTTTctgagatattttaaaaacttttcgattcgattcaaaaagttataaaagttGTTATCGTCAAAAAGAATTTGATGTTTATAAAATcagtatataaatgtaatctgTTCTTTTCTATCATCTATGTTCAAGTCGGCAACGGGCAACCAATAGGCAATAACCATTCGACCCTCGTTAACGTGATTGTGAATGTGtatgttaaatgtttattgtggcaaaatttatagataacaatcaataaaaaaaatctaaagtcTTAACTTTGTTACAAGTTACTGCTTTTTACTCGAAGACACTCACCCTATTATTGTTGATGTTAAATGCATTAATTTGTTAGACATTTAACAGAATTAAGAATTCAGCAAACGGCTAACATTAATATATACTTCTTCTTTTGAAGTATGAATAGCTCAGCTGCCAAAGTAAGTAACTCCCTAAGTAATAAGTGGTAAGGTTGGAGGTGTCGCaagctatttataatttaatgctGATGAGGCTTAGTCTAAAGTGGACTTGACTGTGACTGCTATTCAGTTTCTCTGATTAGACTCCTACTTTTACAAACTCATACAAACATGACTCCACATAGATTTTCTTGCAccttatttgataattttcacaaggtataataataattttgtatagatGATTATAATATCAAGATTTATAAATGCCTATTTTCAGGTTGGTGAAATTTTCACAGAAGCAGGTGCTGCTTTTAACAAACTGGCTGAAATGACTATGACATTACATCCTTTAGCTGAACAATCTACGAAGTaggtaattatttatgtatgtactgTAGTTAGAATATAAAGATTTCTTTCAGCAATATTACTGATATTTTCAGTGCACATGCAAAAACTCCTACTAAAAGGAAAACAACAGATGAACGCATTTCAACACATTCTGGACCTACAAATCAGGTAACTCTAAGCAGAGCATTATAATTCAGTATTAGTGTGTAAA from Pieris napi chromosome 15, ilPieNapi1.2, whole genome shotgun sequence encodes the following:
- the LOC125056598 gene encoding uncharacterized protein LOC125056598 isoform X2 translates to MNSSAAKVGEIFTEAGAAFNKLAEMTMTLHPLAEQSTNAHAKTPTKRKTTDERISTHSGPTNQVTLNMLNAQENEMDVDDMGRDVKLEFESSTEEVVT
- the LOC125056598 gene encoding uncharacterized protein LOC125056598 isoform X1, which produces MNSSAAKVGEIFTEAGAAFNKLAEMTMTLHPLAEQSTNAHAKTPTKRKTTDERISTHSGPTNQNPGHTKQSVGMHHVTLNMLNAQENEMDVDDMGRDVKLEFESSTEEVVT